A window from Fusarium musae strain F31 chromosome 8, whole genome shotgun sequence encodes these proteins:
- a CDS encoding hypothetical protein (EggNog:ENOG41): protein MTTLLFLREQSSVIDQSTSIARATLCELLAIKILRNFHDDNPGLDGLLLLSKMLVQGFDPFHGAPPEVEQYGRYPQWPIQKRGGHERKLTALELAIISESKNFVSSSGCRRVIDAVYRGQIVYTPLSFVDILPNHYEYLPVSLYEPRKAPLLDHHRLVVPRTRYMIELVHYIILTLLYVYTMQYRDPENLTGNEVVFILYSAGWVLHELAAIIEHGWMIHSQTLWSFLDLSYTVIFMAYITDRAYELAVSSVQNGMAHNILCLAAPILLTRLAFNILPDHIVFISLHAMMKEFLILTFLAIWCFTGFLLALQWLSPGEGSISDDFTIIKWLLWIWFGLDGTGIEESIQFHAILGPALTIAFAFLGNTLFLTILVSLLTNRFSTIVTSEDVEIQFRKTVLTFEGVKSDAIFAYPPPFNLFALLILLPIKPFLSPLEFYSIHVFLARLVNAPLLFCVGFYERRRLWTFGPDAAKVSRMWKFTGFSPHGDIQAVFEVEAPAEVLREADELDGLSEMGFSDGDAVSRLSREREIRAPVVFSLSNAGTWSPGQAPVV, encoded by the exons atgactaCTCTATTG TTCCTACGCGAACAGTCCAGCGTCATCGACCAGAGCACCAGCATAGCGCGCGCAACATTATGCGAGCTCTTAGCTATCAAGATTCTGCGCAACTTTCACGATGATAATCCAGGTCTAGACGGTCTCTTGCTACTCTCCAAGATGCTGGTCCAGGGCTTTGATCCCTTCCATGGCGCTCCTCCTGAAGTTGAACAGTACGGGCGCTATCCGCAATGGCCGATTCAGAAGCGTGGTGGCCATGAGAGGAAGCTGACAGCACTCGAACTCGCCATCATATCCGAGAGCAAGAATTTTGTCAGTTCTTCGGGATGTAGACGAGTGATTGATGCAGTGTATCGTGGCCAGATCGTCTACACCCCTCTGTCGTTTGTTGATATACTCCCAAACCATTATGAGTATCTCCCTGTGTCTTTATATGAGCCGCGAAAGGCACCGCTGCTTGACCATCACCGTCTCGTGGTTCCGCGCACCCGGTACATGATCGAGCTAGTGCACTACATCATCCTTACTCTTCTGTATGTTTACACGATGCAGTATCGTGATCCTGAGAACTTGACTGGAAATGAGGTTGTTTTCATTCTCTATTCTGCTGGTTGGGTACTCCATGAACTTGCTGCCATCATTGagcatggatggatgattCACTCACAGACGTTATGGTCGTTCTTGGATCTCTCATACACTGTCATCTTTATGGCGTACATTACTGATCGGGCATATGAGCTGGCTGTAAGCAGCGTGCAGAATGGCATGGCACATAACATACTCTGTCTTGCAGCTCCAATTCTTCTGACCAGACtggccttcaacatcttgccAGACCATATCGTCTTCATTTCACTGCACGCCATGATGAAAGAGTTTCTGATCCTCACATTTCTCGCGATATGGTGTTTCACAGGGTTCCTGTTAGCGCTGCAGTGGCTTTCTCCAGGGGAAGGGTCCATTTCGGACGatttcaccatcatcaaatGGCTACTGTGGATCTGGTTCGGACTGGATGGAACAGGAATTGAGGAATCCATACAGTTTCATGCCATTCTGGGTCCGGCACTGACAATCGCGTTTGCCTTTCTCGGCAACACTCTATTTCTCACCATCCTTGTTTCACTCCTCACCAACCGGTTCAGCACCATCGTCACatctgaggatgttgagatccaGTTCCGAAAAACCGTCCTCACGTTTGAAGGCGTGAAAAGCGATGCGATCTTTGCATATCCACCACCCTTCAACCTATTTGCTCTGCTGATACTGCTTCCTATCAAACCATTCCTGTCGCCGCTCGAGTTCTACTCGATCCACGTGTTTCTCGCACGACTTGTTAATGCACCTCTTTTATTTTGCGTTGGCTTCTATGAGCGTCGACGCCTATGGACTTTTGGACCAGACGCAGCAAAAGTCTCGAGAATGTGGAAGTTCACGGGTTTCTCTCCGCACGGTGACATACAGGCTGtgtttgaagttgaagccCCAGCGGAAGTTTTGCGAGAGGCTGATGAATTGGATGGCTTGAGCGAAATGGGCTTTTCTGATGGTGATGCCGTATCAAGACTTTCTCGAGAAAGGGAAATAAGAGCACCGGTTGTATTTAGTCTGAGCAATGCAGGGACATGGTCTCCAGGACAAGCACCCGTAGTTTGA
- a CDS encoding hypothetical protein (EggNog:ENOG41): protein MEKSGVAFIHGRVYTVNDRQPWAEAFIVSPSGRFEAVGTNKEIQALAEEHGLPTHDLDNTFVMPGIHDAHTHLLVASLQKMSEISIGSDSTAATIAENIKKGQASCACTEAHFRGDWLIANFYAGQNFPDEKMDRKYLDDTFPEQPVLVRDVSCHNVALNTAALRRVGYGDDVQDPPGGQYMRRADGQLTGELVEAASTGVLASLPQPPVSVVKDALIYGIKMSHKFGITSLQEASANTLYLHALRELDSEGRLDMQISPHIVHAPESFAQEKAESLHHLIDTAGSFCSQHVDTRFVKFWMDGAPIPPHFTQCDIGPDGRPDEERLLLTFEELLEALTKHDAKGLTCKIHCAGDGSARRALDVLERVRQSNPSGPMHELAHCNAIHQDDIKRMTELRITAEMSPAIFHDTNLTSNYPHIFKWPFKELQDTGVHVTVGSDWFLTDTPDLFPALAAVVERFGTEEGKTAKEVGGAKICRIITQAGAEAVGKGSEMGSIEIGKKANFIAVDRDLSRGDFDGAKVLKTWFEGKMVWEDTENTISM from the exons ATGGAAAAGTCTGGTGTGGCTTTCATACACGGCCGTGTGTATACTGTAAATGACAGACAACCATGGGCCGAAGCCTTCATCGTTTCCCCATCCGGCCGTTTTGAGGCTGTTGGAACCAACAAAGAGATCCAAGCCTTGGCTGAGGAACATGGTCTACCCACCCACGATCTTGACAACACTTTTGTCATGCCTGGGATCCATGACGCACATACCCATCTGCTAGTAGCCTCACTGCAGAAAATGAGCGAGATCAGCATCGGATCTGATAGCACCGCTGCAACTATTgccgagaacatcaagaaaGGACAGGCGAGCTGCGCCTGTACCGAAGCTCATTTCAGAGGTGACTGGCTTATTGCAAACTTCTACGCAGGCCAGAACTTTCCGGATGAAAAGATGGATCGGAAGTATCTAGACGATACCTTTCCTGAGCAGCCGGTGCTTGTTCGAGATGTCTCTTGTCACAATGTCGCTCTCAACACCGCAGCCCTCAGGCGCGTCGGATATGGGGATGATGTTCAAGACCCTCCTGGGGGACAGTACATGCGAAGGGCAGATGGTCAGTTAACTGGGGAGCTGGTGGAAGCGGCATCAACTGGGGTCTTGGCCAGCTTACCTCAGCCACCCGTGTCCGTTGTCAAAGACGCTCTTATCTATGGGATCAAGATGTCTCACAAGTTCGGCATCACCTCGCTACAAGAGGCGTCCGCTAACACCCTCTATCTTCACGCCCTTCGAGAGCTAGATAGCGAAGGACGACTGGACATGCAAATCTCGCCTCATATTGTCCATGCGCCCGAGAGTTTTGCTCAAGAGAAAGCCGAAagtctccatcatctcatcgatACTGCTGGAAGCTTTTGTAGCCAGCACGTTGATACACGATTTGTGAAGTTTTGGATGGACGGGGCGCCCATACCGCCTCACTTCACGCAATGCGATATCGGGCCAGATGGGCGTCCCGATGAGGAGAGGCTACTGCTTACGTTCGAAGAGTTATTGGAAGCTTTGACTAAGCATGATGCGAAGGGTTTGACGTGCAAGATCCACTGTGCCGGTGATGGCTCTGCAAGGCGAGCACTCGATGTTCTCGAGCGAGTTCGGCAGTCGAACCCTTCAGGCCCAATGCATGAACTGGCACACTGTAATGCGATCCATCAAG ATGACATAAAGCGAATGACGGAATTGCGAATCACGGCCGAGATGTCGCCCGCGATATTTCACGACACAAATCTCACATCTAACTATCCTCATATCTTCAAATGGCCGTTCAAGGAGCTCCAGGATACTGGTGTCCATGTCACTGTAGGTTCCGACTGGTTCTTGACCGACACGCCAGACCTATTCCCGGCCTTAGCGGCTGTCGTGGAGCGCTTTGGTACAGAAGAGGGCAAGACTGCGAAAGAGGTTGGAGGTGCAAAGATATGCCGTATCATAACGCAAGCAGGTGCTGAGGCTGTAGGAAAGGGTTCAGAGATGGGAAGTATCGAGATAGGAAAGAAGGCGAATTTTATTGCTGTTGATCGAGATTTGAGTCGTGGTGACTTTGATGGAGCGAAAGTTCTGAAGACGTGGTTTGAGGGAAAGATGGTTTGGGAAGACACGGAAAATACGATATCTATGTAG